The Spirochaetota bacterium genome includes a window with the following:
- a CDS encoding FAD-dependent oxidoreductase, translating into MTKPAIRYIDRTYDIVIIGGGIGGTIAAITASRKGLKTALIDNKPGLGGNANSDIGVSIDGAPFFGFFANMREGGPVEEMKEMLAEIDPFFRNTQTSGILLFWCEREKVDVYSELNIFGVEADGRRIKAVTGTQGGTERNYRFSAGQFVDATGDGTVAALAGCDFMQGREAKNKFNEVLAPDKADQGIMGASLLYRASEKNIPTVFRRPEWAYEYKTADDLPFRLASKGPQPMGHWWIEYAGDKNDPIGEYESIRRELLKCVYGVWSYFKNDPERGMEKYALDSVTIAPAKRESRRIVGDYILTERDITARRHFDDAVAYEVWNIDIHVTC; encoded by the coding sequence CTGACAAAGCCAGCGATAAGATACATCGACAGAACATATGATATTGTCATCATCGGCGGCGGTATCGGCGGGACTATTGCCGCGATAACCGCATCGCGTAAGGGGCTCAAAACCGCGCTCATCGATAATAAACCGGGTCTCGGCGGAAATGCGAATTCCGACATCGGCGTATCCATAGACGGAGCGCCGTTCTTCGGATTCTTCGCCAATATGCGTGAGGGAGGCCCGGTCGAGGAAATGAAGGAAATGCTCGCGGAGATAGACCCCTTCTTCCGCAACACACAAACAAGCGGCATTCTCCTCTTCTGGTGTGAGCGTGAAAAGGTCGATGTGTATTCCGAATTGAACATATTCGGCGTGGAAGCGGATGGGCGACGCATCAAAGCGGTAACGGGAACACAAGGCGGCACGGAACGTAATTATCGGTTCAGCGCCGGACAATTCGTGGACGCCACCGGTGACGGAACGGTCGCGGCTCTCGCCGGGTGCGATTTCATGCAGGGACGCGAAGCGAAAAATAAATTCAATGAGGTGCTCGCTCCGGATAAAGCCGATCAGGGCATCATGGGCGCATCGCTTCTCTATCGCGCGAGCGAGAAGAATATACCGACCGTCTTCCGGCGGCCCGAGTGGGCGTATGAATACAAGACAGCCGACGATCTCCCGTTCCGGCTCGCATCCAAAGGCCCGCAGCCGATGGGACATTGGTGGATAGAGTACGCGGGCGATAAGAACGACCCGATCGGCGAATACGAATCGATACGCAGGGAACTCCTCAAATGCGTGTACGGCGTCTGGTCGTATTTCAAGAACGACCCCGAACGCGGCATGGAAAAATACGCCCTTGATTCGGTGACAATAGCCCCCGCAAAACGCGAAAGCCGCCGCATTGTGGGCGACTATATACTCACCGAACGGGACATCACCGCGCGCAGGCATTTCGATGATGCTGTCGCCTATGAGGTATGGAACATCGATATACATGTCACCTGCTGA